A window from Dromaius novaehollandiae isolate bDroNov1 chromosome 1, bDroNov1.hap1, whole genome shotgun sequence encodes these proteins:
- the CNMD gene encoding leukocyte cell-derived chemotaxin 1 isoform X1: MAEGSEKVPIARVGPDDVEQCLPPAYTAAGPPGPGRLLKAGAAVLIAGALLLLAGAIGAFYFWKATERQVYNVHYTMSINGKVQDGSMEIDAGNNLETFKTGSGSEEAVEVHDFQIGITGIRFAEGEKCYIKAQPKAHVPEVDAMTKESLSSDLEDEIMPVKFDENSLIWVAADEPIKDNSFLSPKILELCGDLPIFWLRPTYPKDNQRERREIKRKIRQSESNFDGEEMEAATEEVNTRSPTTQQMQELDHQSNETRPMGQETDQTLNPDNPYNQLEGEGMAFDPMLDHLGVCCIECRRSYTQCQRICEPLMGYYPWPYNYQGCRTACRIIMPCSWWVARIMGVV, encoded by the exons ATGGCAGAGGGCTCCGAGAAGGTGCCCATCGCCCGAGTGGGGCCCGACGACGTGGAGCAGTGCCTGCCGCCC GCGTAcacggcggcggggccccccgggccggggcggctgctgaAGGCGGGGGCGGCGGTGCTCATCGccggggccctgctgctgctggccgggGCCATCGGCGCCTTCTACTTCTGGAAAGCGACGGAGCGGCAG GTTTACAATGTTCACTATACTATGAGTATCAATGGAAAAGTACAAGATGGATCGATGGAAATAGATGCTGGAAACAACTTGGAGACGTTCAAAACGGGAAGCGGGAGCGAAGAGGCTGTTGAAGTTCATGATTTCCAGATT GGCATAACTGGAATCCGTTTTGCTGAAGGAGAAAAGTGTTACATCAAAGCTCAACCAAAAGCTCACGTCCCTGAAGTTGATGCTATGACTAAAGAGAGCCTCTCATCTGATCTG GAAGATGAAATCATGCCTGTTAAATTTGATGAAAACTCCCTTATCTGGGTGGCTGCAGATGAGCCTATCAAGGATAACAGTTTCCTAAGCCCCAAAATTTTAGAGCTTTGTGGAGATCTTCCAATTTTCTGGCTTCGACCAACGTATCCCAAAG ATAaccaaagggaaaggagagaaatcaAGAGGAAAATACGCCAGTCAGAATCAAACTTTGATGGGGAGGAAATGGAAGCTGCTACTGAAGAAGTAAATACCAGGTCTCCCACCACGCAACAGATGCAAGAGCTTGATCACCAATCTAATGAAACCAGGCCAATGGGACAAGAAACTGATCAAACACTTAATCCAGACAATCCATATAAT caaCTGGAAGGTGAAGGGATGGCTTTTGACCCCATGCTGGACCATCTAGGCGTGTGCTGCATTGAATGCCGACGAAGCTACACGCAATGCCAGAGAATCTGCGAGCCTCTCATGGGCTACTACCCTTGGCCCTACAACTACCAAGGCTGTCGCACCGCCTGCCGAATCATTATGCCGTGCAGCTGGTGGGTTGCTCGTATCATGGGTGTTGTGTGA
- the CNMD gene encoding leukocyte cell-derived chemotaxin 1 isoform X2 produces the protein MAEGSEKVPIARVGPDDVEQCLPPVYNVHYTMSINGKVQDGSMEIDAGNNLETFKTGSGSEEAVEVHDFQIGITGIRFAEGEKCYIKAQPKAHVPEVDAMTKESLSSDLEDEIMPVKFDENSLIWVAADEPIKDNSFLSPKILELCGDLPIFWLRPTYPKDNQRERREIKRKIRQSESNFDGEEMEAATEEVNTRSPTTQQMQELDHQSNETRPMGQETDQTLNPDNPYNQLEGEGMAFDPMLDHLGVCCIECRRSYTQCQRICEPLMGYYPWPYNYQGCRTACRIIMPCSWWVARIMGVV, from the exons ATGGCAGAGGGCTCCGAGAAGGTGCCCATCGCCCGAGTGGGGCCCGACGACGTGGAGCAGTGCCTGCCGCCC GTTTACAATGTTCACTATACTATGAGTATCAATGGAAAAGTACAAGATGGATCGATGGAAATAGATGCTGGAAACAACTTGGAGACGTTCAAAACGGGAAGCGGGAGCGAAGAGGCTGTTGAAGTTCATGATTTCCAGATT GGCATAACTGGAATCCGTTTTGCTGAAGGAGAAAAGTGTTACATCAAAGCTCAACCAAAAGCTCACGTCCCTGAAGTTGATGCTATGACTAAAGAGAGCCTCTCATCTGATCTG GAAGATGAAATCATGCCTGTTAAATTTGATGAAAACTCCCTTATCTGGGTGGCTGCAGATGAGCCTATCAAGGATAACAGTTTCCTAAGCCCCAAAATTTTAGAGCTTTGTGGAGATCTTCCAATTTTCTGGCTTCGACCAACGTATCCCAAAG ATAaccaaagggaaaggagagaaatcaAGAGGAAAATACGCCAGTCAGAATCAAACTTTGATGGGGAGGAAATGGAAGCTGCTACTGAAGAAGTAAATACCAGGTCTCCCACCACGCAACAGATGCAAGAGCTTGATCACCAATCTAATGAAACCAGGCCAATGGGACAAGAAACTGATCAAACACTTAATCCAGACAATCCATATAAT caaCTGGAAGGTGAAGGGATGGCTTTTGACCCCATGCTGGACCATCTAGGCGTGTGCTGCATTGAATGCCGACGAAGCTACACGCAATGCCAGAGAATCTGCGAGCCTCTCATGGGCTACTACCCTTGGCCCTACAACTACCAAGGCTGTCGCACCGCCTGCCGAATCATTATGCCGTGCAGCTGGTGGGTTGCTCGTATCATGGGTGTTGTGTGA